In Rhodoflexus caldus, the following proteins share a genomic window:
- a CDS encoding MFS transporter, with product MKNIFYGWWVLLALVLIYMVTNGILLNTMPLFAPQLLDEFQLDNQQVSRPAQLLYLLVSILAAFVGILLDKYSPKIIMLSGAIILLIALAGFASATSFIQIQGVYVLYAFALTLAGIVTSMYLITQWFVKYRGLAVGIFLMGSSFGGALFNKIAGWGIATLGWRSAAWILLGCAVAGMLLPLILLIRNRPADMGLLPDGETPNLTTDNHRTHGHAGMTLGAAMRTPYFYLLLVATATLWFCITGVVNHQVLFIEKDLNQTKEIVTNVTSLFFLCSIIGKLLFGWLGDRFNKLIIMLISIINLLIGTVLLRYLADLPTAMMYVYALVYGIAFSGAFTMIQVVVAELYSGSSYGKILGIFTMIDTLAGSMGIIVLGSMRKNSGSYLGAFDTMILLCGFACICVLALQFMKKPQLQPAH from the coding sequence ATGAAAAACATCTTCTACGGCTGGTGGGTACTGCTCGCTCTGGTACTGATTTACATGGTTACAAATGGTATTTTGCTCAATACCATGCCGCTTTTTGCCCCGCAATTGTTGGATGAGTTCCAATTAGACAATCAACAGGTTTCGCGCCCCGCACAGTTGTTGTATCTTTTAGTATCCATTCTTGCGGCTTTTGTCGGTATTTTGTTAGATAAATATTCGCCCAAAATCATTATGCTATCCGGTGCAATCATTTTGTTGATTGCATTAGCAGGTTTTGCAAGCGCGACTTCATTCATACAAATTCAGGGAGTTTATGTGCTGTATGCCTTTGCTCTTACGCTGGCAGGCATTGTTACCAGCATGTACCTGATTACGCAGTGGTTTGTCAAATACCGCGGGTTGGCGGTCGGCATTTTCCTGATGGGTTCAAGTTTTGGAGGTGCTCTATTTAATAAAATTGCGGGTTGGGGCATTGCTACGCTGGGTTGGCGCAGTGCCGCGTGGATTTTGTTGGGCTGTGCCGTAGCGGGGATGCTCTTGCCGCTGATATTGCTGATTCGCAACCGCCCTGCCGATATGGGACTGCTGCCCGACGGAGAAACACCTAACCTCACCACCGACAACCACCGTACACATGGCCATGCGGGGATGACCTTAGGCGCTGCCATGCGCACACCTTATTTCTACTTACTGCTGGTGGCAACGGCTACGCTTTGGTTTTGCATTACGGGCGTAGTAAACCATCAGGTCTTGTTCATTGAAAAAGATTTGAATCAGACAAAAGAGATTGTAACGAACGTAACCTCGCTGTTTTTCCTGTGCAGCATTATCGGCAAGTTGCTGTTCGGCTGGTTAGGCGACCGATTCAACAAGCTGATTATCATGCTCATATCCATTATCAACCTGCTGATAGGCACTGTATTGCTGCGCTACCTTGCCGACTTACCGACGGCGATGATGTATGTGTACGCATTAGTGTACGGAATTGCATTCAGCGGCGCATTCACCATGATTCAGGTTGTAGTGGCTGAACTGTACAGCGGCAGTTCCTACGGAAAAATTTTGGGAATTTTTACCATGATAGACACACTTGCCGGCAGCATGGGCATTATTGTATTAGGCTCTATGCGCAAAAACAGCGGCAGCTATCTGGGCGCATTTGATACGATGATATTACTTTGCGGCTTTGCCTGTATTTGTGTACTTGCTTTGCAATTCATGAAAAAGCCGCAATTGCAACCTGCTCATTAA
- the arfB gene encoding alternative ribosome rescue aminoacyl-tRNA hydrolase ArfB, producing MQTEDFSREWTFHTSRSSGPGGQNVNKVETKVELRFSIPTSALLTEAEKAMLFAKVPHLINAAGELVLTSQKTRSQLANKEDVIRKFYAILRATFTIPRKRKATRPSLAAQKERLQEKKRHSAKKANRRRFYLEE from the coding sequence ATGCAAACCGAAGATTTCAGCCGCGAATGGACATTCCATACTTCGCGCAGCAGCGGGCCGGGCGGGCAAAACGTCAACAAGGTAGAAACCAAAGTTGAGTTGCGTTTTTCCATCCCTACCTCTGCGTTGCTGACCGAGGCAGAAAAAGCGATGCTATTTGCCAAAGTGCCGCATTTGATTAATGCAGCGGGTGAATTGGTGCTTACTTCTCAAAAAACGCGCAGCCAACTTGCCAATAAGGAGGACGTTATCCGCAAGTTTTATGCAATACTTCGGGCAACTTTTACCATTCCCCGCAAGCGAAAAGCTACGCGCCCCTCATTGGCTGCTCAAAAGGAACGCTTGCAGGAAAAGAAACGCCACAGTGCCAAGAAGGCCAACCGTAGGCGCTTTTATTTGGAAGAATAA
- a CDS encoding DMT family transporter, producing MSVPQTDKRLAWLILLALAFVWGSSFILMKRGLTVFAAGEVGALRIVIAFVLLLPIAINNLRLIPAKSLPYIFITGFCGNLLPAFLFATAQQYLPSSVAGILNALTPIFTLLIGVLFFSFRLKKWQLLGIAMGFAGSIGLSLIQSGGEVGGFNPYALLIVAATLCYGISVNVIGKYLRQLPSLAISATAMGMVGPLALAYLSVTGDLPAKLAQGEQAWAALGYIGILGIFGTALGLVFFNKLVKMTSPVFASSVTYLIPVFAMLWGIADSEAFGLLHLAGMGLIVGGVYVANRT from the coding sequence ATGAGTGTTCCGCAAACTGACAAAAGGCTGGCATGGCTGATACTGCTGGCGCTGGCTTTTGTATGGGGCAGTTCGTTCATCCTGATGAAACGCGGACTGACGGTATTTGCTGCGGGTGAAGTGGGCGCGCTCCGCATTGTTATAGCTTTTGTGCTACTGCTGCCCATTGCAATCAACAACCTGCGGCTGATTCCTGCCAAGAGCCTGCCCTACATTTTTATCACGGGTTTTTGCGGCAATCTGCTGCCCGCTTTTCTTTTTGCTACGGCACAGCAATACTTGCCGAGTTCGGTAGCAGGTATTCTAAATGCACTCACGCCCATTTTTACGCTGCTTATCGGGGTACTGTTTTTTTCTTTCCGACTGAAAAAGTGGCAGTTGCTCGGCATCGCAATGGGCTTTGCAGGGTCTATCGGGCTTAGCCTGATTCAGTCGGGCGGCGAAGTCGGCGGATTTAACCCTTACGCACTGCTGATTGTAGCGGCAACACTTTGTTATGGCATCAGTGTCAATGTGATTGGTAAATATTTGCGCCAACTGCCTTCTTTGGCTATTTCCGCTACTGCAATGGGTATGGTAGGGCCGCTCGCCCTCGCCTATCTGTCGGTAACAGGCGATTTGCCCGCCAAACTTGCACAAGGTGAACAAGCGTGGGCTGCTTTGGGGTACATCGGTATCTTGGGTATTTTCGGCACAGCGCTGGGGCTGGTTTTTTTCAACAAACTGGTAAAAATGACCTCTCCCGTTTTTGCAAGTTCCGTAACCTATCTGATTCCCGTTTTTGCTATGCTCTGGGGCATTGCCGACAGCGAAGCGTTCGGCCTTTTACATCTGGCAGGTATGGGACTGATTGTAGGAGGCGTTTATGTGGCCAATCGCACATAA
- a CDS encoding flavin monoamine oxidase family protein has protein sequence MNERQTDILIIGAGFAGIAAAKKLHGLNRDFLVVEARDRIGGRTLTETFEGDITLDLGAKWLGPTQQLVWEWVHETNAVTYETYNTGRNILSYKGKISHYTGTIPKIGILSLLDLGNAINQLEKLAATIDTLQPWQHPKAERYDEMTLRTWIRQHTRTEAARHMLEIGIQTVFAAESSEISLLFALFYLRSGDNLETLISITNGAQQTILKEGTQGLLKKVAAPFADRIVLQSPVQKIVQDATGVTAHTAQGIIRARKCILTVPPALLERIRFEPPLPQQKAQLCQRMPMGAAMKCFAVYPVPFWRKHGLSGQVISDEFPVKVTFDVGQGDNDYGKMLVFVEGNDARNFISLPPDMRKQMVLETLVRFFGKEAAFPLFYTDKCWTEEEWTRGCYVGLMAPNTLTHFGPHLRTPFGNIHFAGTETADRWNGYLDGAIQSGYRAAEELMQV, from the coding sequence ATGAACGAACGACAAACAGACATTCTCATTATCGGGGCGGGCTTTGCAGGCATTGCAGCCGCCAAAAAACTGCATGGCCTCAACCGCGATTTTCTGGTCGTAGAAGCCCGCGACCGCATCGGCGGACGCACGCTTACCGAAACTTTTGAAGGCGACATTACGCTGGACTTAGGTGCGAAGTGGCTCGGCCCAACGCAGCAACTTGTGTGGGAATGGGTACACGAAACCAACGCCGTCACTTACGAAACCTACAACACAGGGCGCAACATCCTGAGCTACAAGGGTAAAATTTCCCATTACACGGGAACCATCCCGAAAATCGGTATTTTGAGCCTGCTGGATTTGGGAAACGCGATTAACCAATTGGAAAAATTAGCTGCCACAATAGATACCCTGCAACCTTGGCAACACCCCAAAGCAGAACGCTACGATGAAATGACGCTGCGCACGTGGATTCGGCAACACACGCGCACGGAAGCAGCGCGGCACATGCTGGAAATCGGCATACAGACGGTTTTTGCTGCCGAATCGTCGGAAATTTCGCTGCTGTTTGCACTGTTCTACCTGCGCTCAGGCGACAATCTGGAAACGCTCATCAGCATTACCAACGGTGCACAGCAGACCATCCTAAAAGAAGGCACGCAGGGGCTGCTGAAAAAAGTAGCTGCCCCCTTTGCCGACCGCATCGTGCTGCAAAGTCCCGTGCAAAAGATTGTGCAAGATGCCACAGGTGTTACGGCACATACTGCCCAAGGCATCATTCGGGCGCGGAAGTGTATCCTGACCGTACCGCCTGCGCTGCTGGAACGCATCCGATTTGAGCCGCCGCTGCCGCAACAGAAAGCGCAACTCTGCCAGCGGATGCCCATGGGCGCAGCAATGAAATGCTTTGCCGTGTATCCCGTGCCTTTTTGGCGCAAACACGGGCTGAGCGGACAAGTCATCAGCGATGAGTTTCCCGTTAAGGTAACTTTTGACGTTGGGCAGGGCGACAACGACTACGGCAAAATGCTGGTGTTCGTAGAAGGCAACGATGCGCGGAACTTCATCAGCCTGCCGCCTGACATGCGCAAGCAAATGGTCTTGGAAACGCTCGTGCGATTTTTCGGCAAAGAAGCAGCATTCCCGCTTTTTTACACCGACAAATGCTGGACGGAGGAAGAATGGACACGCGGTTGCTACGTCGGGCTGATGGCACCCAATACACTGACGCATTTCGGGCCGCACCTGCGCACGCCCTTCGGTAATATTCACTTTGCAGGCACTGAAACCGCCGACCGATGGAACGGCTACTTGGACGGAGCCATCCAAAGCGGCTATCGGGCGGCAGAGGAGCTGATGCAGGTGTGA
- a CDS encoding EamA family transporter, whose amino-acid sequence MQKNSLPVYLNLLVIYLVWGSTFLGVRYALEVLPPILASSLRFLVGGVILLLIAVLWRLAKGMHPVLPNGRQTLGAVQVGVMLVGVGNTALSYAIKFMPTGIVALLVATLPIWTVVLDFLLFSKLQPHKLTVTGLLLGIFGMAVLLNPFSGLNTSDLVWFPAVLVLVGSVSWAYGSLRAPHLTMPPPLQSTAIQMLAGGIFALIISTFTEPDAWEAISRMNLRTYLAMGYLIFIGSFLGYSSYNWLMRNAPPALVSTYAYVNPVVAIILGWLFLNESLSGRTLTASAIILTGVVLITLGRRMSK is encoded by the coding sequence GTGCAAAAAAATTCTCTGCCCGTTTATTTGAACCTGTTGGTAATTTACTTGGTTTGGGGTTCTACTTTTTTAGGTGTTCGCTATGCGCTGGAAGTGCTGCCGCCTATTCTGGCATCCTCCCTTCGCTTTCTGGTCGGCGGAGTTATCTTATTGCTGATTGCCGTTCTCTGGAGGCTTGCCAAAGGTATGCACCCTGTGCTACCCAACGGCCGGCAAACGCTGGGAGCGGTTCAGGTTGGCGTAATGTTGGTAGGTGTTGGTAATACTGCCCTCTCCTATGCCATCAAGTTTATGCCGACCGGCATTGTGGCGTTGTTAGTAGCCACCTTACCCATTTGGACGGTTGTATTGGACTTTCTGTTATTCAGCAAGTTGCAGCCGCACAAACTTACAGTTACGGGCTTGCTGCTGGGCATTTTCGGAATGGCTGTGCTGCTGAATCCTTTTTCAGGATTGAACACATCTGACCTTGTTTGGTTTCCTGCCGTGCTTGTATTAGTGGGCTCCGTTTCGTGGGCATATGGCTCGCTGCGTGCTCCCCACCTGACCATGCCGCCCCCCCTGCAATCAACGGCCATTCAAATGCTGGCAGGCGGCATTTTTGCGTTGATTATCAGCACTTTCACAGAACCTGACGCATGGGAAGCCATTTCGCGGATGAACCTCCGAACCTATCTGGCGATGGGCTACCTGATTTTTATCGGCTCTTTTCTGGGCTACTCGTCTTACAACTGGCTGATGCGCAATGCGCCTCCTGCATTGGTTTCAACTTATGCCTATGTCAATCCGGTAGTGGCTATTATTTTAGGCTGGTTGTTCCTGAACGAATCGCTCAGCGGGCGCACACTGACTGCCTCTGCCATCATTTTGACAGGAGTAGTACTGATTACCCTTGGCCGACGCATGAGCAAGTAG
- a CDS encoding tetratricopeptide repeat protein, giving the protein MNRIGVILFAVLCCLAITGNDAYARQAAEADSLERSLQNPQPDTVRIRALNRLAFLLRNSQIEKARTYAEAAYKLAQSASYKLGMAESLGFLGLIYYRLGMHDQAIDRHLQSLKLFEELKDNRQIAFRYNDIANIYVTQGYYDRALEYHNKSLILKQKINDREGVATSLKNIANMYLAQKKYTESLEYCLKALPIADSLGDQRLRGHILQFLGEIYLAQRDYKRAIDYLQTSYNIKAAINEQFTLSRLLNSIGNAYLNQNDIPRALKYYQDALTLAKKTGVKLEEQISYGNISNAYRLLNDYKKAYDYHVLFMNMKDSIFNETSREKITMLETRFQSEKKQAEIDRLNMESTLQQQEIAQQNQRFYFIVGLVAILAVFGVVMVRANNQRRLTNLLLQKQKQEIEIVYKELELKNNDITASINYAKRIQSAIIPSEERLRSFFPESFVMLKPRDIVSGDFYFLEKVVATDGREKIVLAAADCTGHGVPGALMSMVGNDLLSQIVNERQITHPDLILNQLHQNLRRVLKIEDSDSRDGMDIAICTFDMETRQLEYAGAMSPLYLARNGEITKVNPDKKPIGGRMAGYSGAFTRCTFDIEGETMLYLASDGYQDQFGGIHNKKFMSKNFRQLLQDIHMLPIYQQQQKVESVLAHWMSFGPQKQTDDILLIGVRLKG; this is encoded by the coding sequence ATGAATAGGATAGGTGTGATTTTATTTGCGGTGCTGTGTTGCCTCGCAATTACGGGTAATGATGCATACGCACGTCAAGCGGCAGAGGCAGACAGTTTGGAGCGTTCGCTGCAAAACCCCCAACCCGATACGGTACGCATCCGTGCACTGAACCGCTTAGCATTTCTGCTCCGCAATTCTCAAATAGAGAAAGCCCGCACCTATGCCGAAGCGGCCTATAAACTCGCCCAAAGTGCATCCTACAAACTTGGCATGGCCGAAAGTCTGGGCTTTTTGGGGCTGATTTATTACAGGTTGGGCATGCACGACCAAGCCATTGACCGACATTTGCAGTCGCTCAAACTGTTTGAAGAACTGAAAGACAACCGCCAGATAGCTTTCCGATACAACGATATTGCCAATATCTACGTTACGCAGGGCTACTACGACCGTGCGTTGGAATACCACAATAAGTCGCTGATTCTCAAACAGAAAATCAACGACCGCGAGGGTGTAGCCACAAGTTTGAAAAACATTGCCAATATGTATTTGGCGCAAAAAAAGTACACCGAGTCGTTGGAATATTGCCTCAAAGCGCTGCCCATTGCCGACTCGCTCGGCGACCAGCGGCTGCGTGGTCATATCCTGCAATTTTTGGGTGAAATTTACTTGGCACAGCGCGACTACAAACGTGCCATTGATTACCTGCAAACATCTTACAATATCAAAGCCGCCATCAACGAGCAATTTACCCTCTCGCGCCTGCTGAACAGCATCGGCAATGCTTACCTGAACCAAAACGATATTCCCCGTGCCCTGAAATACTATCAGGATGCGCTGACGCTTGCCAAAAAGACAGGCGTAAAATTGGAAGAACAGATTTCATACGGCAATATCTCCAATGCCTACCGCTTGCTGAACGACTATAAAAAGGCATACGACTACCACGTGCTGTTTATGAACATGAAAGATTCTATTTTCAATGAAACAAGCCGTGAGAAAATCACCATGCTGGAAACCCGTTTTCAGTCGGAGAAGAAACAGGCCGAAATAGACCGCCTGAACATGGAAAGTACCCTGCAACAACAAGAAATAGCACAGCAAAACCAGCGATTTTATTTTATTGTGGGCTTGGTAGCCATTTTGGCTGTATTTGGTGTGGTGATGGTGCGTGCCAACAATCAGCGCAGGCTTACCAACCTGTTGCTGCAAAAGCAAAAACAGGAGATAGAGATAGTTTACAAGGAATTAGAACTGAAAAACAACGATATTACCGCAAGTATCAACTATGCCAAGCGGATTCAGTCGGCCATTATTCCTTCCGAAGAACGCCTGCGTTCATTCTTCCCCGAATCCTTTGTGATGCTCAAACCGCGTGATATTGTTAGCGGCGATTTTTATTTCCTCGAGAAAGTAGTTGCTACCGACGGCAGAGAAAAAATTGTACTGGCAGCAGCCGACTGCACCGGGCACGGCGTGCCGGGCGCACTGATGAGTATGGTAGGCAACGACCTGCTCAGTCAGATTGTGAATGAGCGGCAAATTACCCATCCCGACCTAATTCTGAATCAGTTGCACCAGAATCTGCGCCGTGTGCTCAAAATAGAAGACTCCGACAGCCGCGACGGGATGGATATCGCCATCTGCACATTTGATATGGAAACCCGTCAATTGGAATATGCAGGAGCAATGAGTCCGCTCTATCTGGCACGCAACGGAGAAATTACCAAGGTAAACCCCGATAAAAAACCAATCGGCGGCAGAATGGCGGGCTACTCGGGCGCTTTCACCCGCTGCACATTTGATATTGAAGGGGAAACCATGCTATACCTTGCCTCCGATGGCTACCAAGACCAGTTCGGGGGGATTCACAACAAGAAATTCATGTCTAAAAACTTCCGCCAATTGTTACAGGATATTCACATGTTGCCTATCTATCAGCAGCAACAAAAAGTAGAGTCTGTATTGGCACACTGGATGAGTTTTGGCCCCCAAAAACAAACCGATGATATTCTGCTCATTGGGGTTAGGTTGAAAGGATAG
- the aroA gene encoding 3-phosphoshikimate 1-carboxyvinyltransferase, whose amino-acid sequence MELSANRNAFAIALQHPTGIIQSVVPLPSSKSESNRALIIAALCQEYCRLENLSEARDTQTMQRLLASSDEVLDVLDAGTTMRFLTAFCAATRRKSILTGTARMQERPIGILVDALRQIGADISYEKNEGFPPIRINGFSPRQNHITIRGDVSSQYISALLMVAPVIPGGLTLQLTGKIGSRPYIEMTLQLMQRFGAQATWEGDSIHVPEQSYHAAAYTVESDWSASSYWFSIAALAHKADIRLLGLKTDSLQGDRVIIDIMEQLGVKSDFTDDGLQLTKTSHVESFEWDFSDCPDLAQTIAVIGAAKGIRMKLSGLESLRIKETDRLTALQTELARFGIATHEVDGHTLYVHGNEVTPLRASEEMVRTYKDHRMAMAFAPLALLHPLQIERPEVVEKSYPRFWEHLAAAGFTVHPIENPTTA is encoded by the coding sequence ATGGAATTATCTGCCAACCGTAATGCTTTTGCCATTGCTTTGCAACACCCCACAGGCATTATACAATCTGTTGTTCCACTGCCTTCTTCCAAGAGTGAAAGCAATCGCGCATTGATTATCGCTGCTTTGTGCCAAGAATACTGCCGATTGGAAAACCTTTCCGAAGCCCGCGATACTCAAACCATGCAACGCTTGCTTGCGTCTTCGGATGAGGTGCTGGATGTGCTGGATGCCGGAACTACCATGCGCTTTCTGACGGCCTTTTGTGCGGCAACCCGTCGCAAAAGCATACTCACGGGCACCGCGCGTATGCAGGAACGCCCCATTGGCATTTTGGTAGATGCACTGCGGCAAATCGGTGCGGATATCTCCTATGAAAAAAATGAGGGCTTCCCTCCTATCCGCATCAACGGATTTTCGCCACGTCAAAATCATATTACCATTCGGGGCGATGTAAGTAGTCAATATATTTCTGCCTTGCTGATGGTTGCCCCTGTGATTCCCGGGGGGCTTACGCTGCAACTCACGGGTAAAATCGGCTCGCGCCCCTACATTGAAATGACGCTGCAACTGATGCAACGCTTTGGCGCACAGGCAACTTGGGAAGGCGACAGCATCCATGTACCCGAACAATCCTATCATGCCGCTGCTTACACTGTTGAATCGGACTGGTCGGCTTCCAGTTACTGGTTCAGCATAGCGGCGCTGGCACACAAAGCCGATATCCGACTGCTGGGGCTAAAGACCGACTCGCTGCAAGGCGACCGCGTTATTATTGATATTATGGAGCAACTCGGCGTAAAATCGGACTTCACCGATGATGGCCTGCAACTGACGAAAACCTCTCATGTGGAAAGTTTTGAGTGGGATTTCAGCGACTGCCCCGACTTGGCACAAACCATCGCCGTTATTGGCGCAGCCAAAGGTATCCGCATGAAACTCAGCGGTTTGGAAAGTCTGCGCATCAAAGAGACCGACCGCTTGACCGCCCTGCAAACAGAACTTGCCCGCTTCGGCATCGCCACGCATGAAGTGGATGGGCATACACTCTACGTGCACGGCAACGAAGTTACACCGCTTCGGGCATCGGAGGAGATGGTACGTACCTACAAAGACCACCGCATGGCAATGGCATTTGCACCGCTTGCGTTGTTGCATCCGCTGCAAATAGAACGCCCCGAAGTAGTGGAAAAATCTTATCCCCGATTCTGGGAACACTTGGCAGCAGCAGGTTTTACCGTTCACCCCATTGAAAATCCGACCACTGCATGA